Part of the Sporomusa termitida genome, AACCAATGTTTGATGATTTGCTTAATCATTTGAGCAACACCTTCTGAATAACAACCATCACAATGCCTGTGATAACGCCGGTTGCCCCGGCCGCTTTCCAGACTGCCATTTCCAGAGCGTGAAGCCGTTTAAATATTTCCTCATCATTTCTTTCTAAAGTTGTAATCGCTTTGCACTGGCCGCTGTGCTGCATGCAGACCCATTCGGGCTGTCCCATTCCCTCACCGCTTTCTTAAAAAATTTGACGCTGGCTTTTGCCCCTATTTTACTTTTGATATTTGCAATCTATATTTGTGCATTTACCTTGCTCATCTAACTTATGTCCACAAATAGGGCAACGGATTGCTTTAGCCATTCAAAATTTCCTCCATTTTTGTGTCATAAACTGCCTTCAGTATGTTTCTTTCATTGTTTAACTCATCCATAAGAGCAGAATCAATATTACGGAGGGCGATGATGTACGCTAGATCATTGGCATTAAGTAAAGGCTCAAATTCAGCGTTGAGTAAATTTATTTTTTCTTCTTTTGTCAATGGCTTGGGAGTAGAGGGGTCGGTAAAATTTGTACCATCATAATCCCAACCCTCCATCACTTCCGGCCTATTCGTTACATCAACAAACAGTAATGAGTGATGAAAGCGATGAGAATACATTTCTTCTAAAGTCTCATCACTCTCAAATATCCAATGAGCTTTATTATAAAGAATTTGTGCATATCGCATCATCAACTGCTCCCCTTTTTATCTTTTCCTATTACCATTGAATCAGGACAAAACCCCGTGAACCCTTGCTGCCAGCAGCACCGTTCGAACCGCCGCCAGCCCCGCCAGCGCCAAAGCCGCCTGCATCAACCGTTGGTTTCCCAGACCCCTGGCCGAAAATGCAGCCTCCGCCAGTACCAACAGAACCTGAAGCTTCGCCGGTAGTCCCGGGGCTACCGCCTGGGCCACCAGCATTCCCGCCATCCGAAGTACCTGTCGCACCGCCACCACCGGCACAAGAAACATACGGCCCGAAAGAGGATGTCCCGCCAGCACTAGCGGCATTCCCTCCTGCACCGACGGTAATCGTAATGACGTCCCCAGGAGTAACGGTCGTATTCTGCGCCAAAATCGCATGGGCGCCGCCACCTCCGCCGCCGCTATGACTAGTACCTTCATTAACATAGTGACCTTGTTTTCCACCACCGCCGCCACCACACATGCTAAGCCACACTTCTTCAACACCTTCCGGAACAGTAAACGTTCCGGAATATAAAAACATCCTATAACCGTGAGAGGGAATAGCGGGAACGTCGGCGCTAAGAATGCCGCTACCATTAATGGAAAGACCTGAACCGGCGATAATCCCCCCTACGGTTGTCCTTGTGGCAAAGGGCGGGATAAAAGTTGCAGGTTTCCCGGCAATACCGCTCCAAGCTACAGCCAAAGCGGTTGTGGCAGTTGTGGCGGTTGCTGCATTGCCTGTGATACTGGCGGGCAATTGACCGTTCGCGTCTAATTTAAGGATCTTATTCGCTGTAGGAGCAGTGGCGATATCAGATAACGAAACTTTGGTCGCTACTTGGGCGTCAACATATTCTTTATTGGTATAGGTTTTATTCAGGTCGGCAATCAGCACCCAGGCAGGCGCCAAGCTCCTCAATTCAAAGATCTGGTTTAAATCCGTCCGAAAACAAAACATCCCGATCTCAAGGTGCGTGGTCGGGAAGGAAGTACCACTATTACAAGACATGATGGTGCGGTCGTTGTTGAGGATTTCCGCTCGGCTTTCGGTTAACGTTTGCGTGCTGGCAATGGGAATAAATTGTTGCATACCTATCCCTCCTTAGTATCCATCAGCAGACCAAATAATGTCGCCAGCAATGGGACTGCCGTTCGTATCGTTAATTTGAAAGTAAAAGCCAGCCTCTGTGATTTGCGTGATATCCGGCGTCCCGCCGCTGCCGCCCCGAAGCTGGACCATGACCTGCGGCGGCGCATAAAACCGGCGAGTAAACGGGATGAAGGTGTTCGCTGCCGGGATGGAAGAGGTTCCGCTATCTGCCTGATCCGGCACGTCCACCGTAAGCTGCCAGTCGGTAACCCGTGGCCTGCCAGCGGTAAGCGGCCCCTTAAGAATAAGAGCAATCAGCGCTTTCCTGTATTCCAGCTCACCGGGGACAAACGATGTAAAAGACGAATACCCCACCGGTGAATTAAGCTTTAAAAAATCAGCCAGCGATAAATCGCCTGTACCAAAGGCAAGGTCGCTGACGACGGCGTTGGCGCTCCGCAGGTAAGTTTCCACTACCTGTATTGCTTCGAAGAACGCTGTAATTTGGTCTTTGCTGATTGCATCCGCCGTAGCAAAAGACTCCGTCAGCACCCGCTCGAATGCGT contains:
- a CDS encoding glycine-rich domain-containing protein; this encodes MQQFIPIASTQTLTESRAEILNNDRTIMSCNSGTSFPTTHLEIGMFCFRTDLNQIFELRSLAPAWVLIADLNKTYTNKEYVDAQVATKVSLSDIATAPTANKILKLDANGQLPASITGNAATATTATTALAVAWSGIAGKPATFIPPFATRTTVGGIIAGSGLSINGSGILSADVPAIPSHGYRMFLYSGTFTVPEGVEEVWLSMCGGGGGGKQGHYVNEGTSHSGGGGGGAHAILAQNTTVTPGDVITITVGAGGNAASAGGTSSFGPYVSCAGGGGATGTSDGGNAGGPGGSPGTTGEASGSVGTGGGCIFGQGSGKPTVDAGGFGAGGAGGGSNGAAGSKGSRGFVLIQW